In Methylomagnum ishizawai, one DNA window encodes the following:
- a CDS encoding PEP-CTERM sorting domain-containing protein (PEP-CTERM proteins occur, often in large numbers, in the proteomes of bacteria that also encode an exosortase, a predicted intramembrane cysteine proteinase. The presence of a PEP-CTERM domain at a protein's C-terminus predicts cleavage within the sorting domain, followed by covalent anchoring to some some component of the (usually Gram-negative) cell surface. Many PEP-CTERM proteins exhibit an unusual sequence composition that includes large numbers of potential glycosylation sites. Expression of one such protein has been shown restore the ability of a bacterium to form floc, a type of biofilm.), whose translation MKPYSSMTLLGLALALAQPQASASSLAGTVTLGGTYSGTLQMRVNGNTTSQGEGGGNIGGSSAVIGGHSLAFSQFYCVDLFTNASLNATYNASFNTDGLINGNAVTNAGQVAWLLTHIGPTATTQPQFQALQGLIWHLENGNNAIFDQIGNSAAAVGYYNQYVSALGNHTAPVNSVIWINPLNSSGHYGYQGFAAVPSTTTVAALFNVPVPATVYLLGAGLMGWTFGQRRPVRHPLSA comes from the coding sequence ATGAAACCGTATTCATCGATGACCCTGCTGGGCTTGGCCCTGGCCCTAGCCCAACCGCAAGCTTCCGCCAGTTCGCTGGCGGGCACGGTCACTCTGGGAGGCACCTACTCCGGCACCCTCCAAATGCGCGTGAATGGCAATACCACTTCGCAAGGCGAAGGCGGCGGCAATATCGGCGGCTCCTCCGCCGTGATCGGTGGCCATAGCCTCGCCTTCTCGCAGTTTTACTGCGTGGACCTGTTCACCAATGCCTCCTTGAACGCCACCTACAACGCCAGCTTCAACACCGACGGCCTGATCAACGGGAACGCAGTCACCAATGCCGGTCAAGTGGCTTGGTTGCTGACCCATATCGGGCCGACCGCGACCACCCAGCCCCAGTTCCAAGCCCTGCAAGGCTTGATCTGGCACCTCGAAAACGGCAACAACGCCATCTTCGACCAGATCGGCAATAGCGCGGCGGCGGTGGGTTATTACAACCAATATGTCAGCGCCCTGGGCAACCACACCGCTCCGGTGAATTCGGTGATCTGGATCAATCCCCTCAACAGCAGCGGCCATTATGGCTACCAAGGCTTCGCCGCCGTGCCGTCCACCACCACGGTCGCGGCTTTGTTCAATGTTCCGGTGCCGGCCACCGTTTACCTCCTGGGCGCGGGGCTGATGGGCTGGACCTTCGGCCAGCGCAGGCCGGTCCGCCATCCGCTGTCGGCGTAG
- a CDS encoding Uma2 family endonuclease, translating into MSLAQQLPTPSLYEQLCALPDNLVGEILDHTLHTQPRPTGRHGLAGRGLSVNLAGPYDLGRGGPGGWWIIAEPEVHFVRDIEIAVPDLAGWRREQMPGIPDGHRFEVVPDWVCEILSPGTAKKDRTLKLPLYARHGIPHCWLVDPVERTLEAYELRQGFWTLLATLKDDDPVSLPPFDAISFALAELWA; encoded by the coding sequence ATGAGCCTCGCCCAGCAACTCCCCACCCCCAGCCTCTACGAGCAGCTTTGCGCCCTGCCGGACAATCTTGTCGGCGAAATCCTCGACCACACGCTCCACACCCAGCCGCGCCCGACCGGACGCCACGGCCTGGCCGGGCGCGGCCTGAGCGTCAATCTGGCCGGTCCCTACGACCTGGGCCGGGGCGGTCCCGGCGGCTGGTGGATCATCGCCGAACCCGAAGTCCACTTCGTCCGCGATATCGAAATCGCCGTGCCCGACCTCGCGGGTTGGCGGCGCGAACAGATGCCGGGCATCCCCGACGGCCACCGCTTCGAAGTGGTGCCCGATTGGGTCTGCGAAATCCTCTCCCCCGGCACCGCCAAAAAAGACCGGACCCTCAAACTTCCCCTGTACGCCCGCCACGGCATCCCGCATTGCTGGCTGGTCGATCCCGTGGAACGGACCCTCGAAGCCTACGAACTGCGGCAAGGCTTCTGGACCCTGCTGGCGACCCTCAAGGACGACGATCCCGTGTCCCTGCCCCCCTTCGACGCGATAAGCTTCGCCCTGGCCGAATTGTGGGCCTGA
- a CDS encoding UvrD-helicase domain-containing protein — protein sequence MKILEYTGLDIGKHKAQYQKILDALARDDFRQAEVKKLANIAHGKFYRAKLDAANRLLFSLVRHEGTVYALMLEVIENHAYDKSRFLRGAEVDEDKLPAVDSRDAVQDADPVRYIHPDRREIHLLDKVISFDDAQEAVYRLPPPLIVVGSAGSGKTALTLEKLKHTEGEVLYVTHSAYLAQSARDLYYGHGFDKEGQDTTFFSYREFLESLQVPEGREAGWRDFAAWFGRMRQQFKGIEAHQAFEEIRGVIAADAGGVLARETYRDLGVRQSIFPQEQRDPLYDLFEKYRAWLAEAKLYDLNLVAHEWTPAAAPRYDFVVVDEVQDLTTAQLALILKTLKKPGHFLLCGDSNQIVHPNFFSWSKVKSLFWRDPELAARQELRVLRANFRNSHEATRVANTLLKIKHRRFGSIDRESNFLVDAVAGETGAVTVLNDKDAVKKELNQKTKSSTQFAVLVMRDEDKAEARRFFQTPLIFSIHEAKGLEYENIILYRFVSDHRAEFSDIAEGVTPEDLKSDDLEYRRAKDKADKSLEIYKFYINALYVALTRAIQNVYLIESDSRHPLLGLLDTRAGSDKVEVAAKNSTLDDWQREARKLELQGKQEQADAIRANILKQTPVPWPVFDEARLRDTLVKVFREQVPGSKLKQQLYEYATCYDETVLAVLLGQEAGYEAARNFHKQRATLGYKYLMPYYGKVSKEVLQQCERHGIDHRTAMNLTPLMAASVAGNVALVEALLERGANPELTDHLGRNALHWAMVEAFREPKFAKGPFAAIYERIAPTSIDLRVGGRLVRIDRHLTEYFLFQTLWAQFRSRFLKHEWGDFPSFDTGTILETWQHLPKHVLKPERNKRQHLSNVLSRNEMDRDYAYNRRLFKRMRQGWYLFNPELSIRRKTAEGETWVPVYEALNLKLVKEFAQPPLWAYIDNLLNSAGIEPPEGVPVACERRERRLQHDREAEAAARARMQADAERKQREREEEARRMLEAYQRQKPAGKGKKK from the coding sequence ATGAAAATCCTCGAATACACCGGACTCGATATCGGCAAACACAAGGCCCAGTACCAGAAAATCCTCGACGCCCTCGCCCGCGACGATTTCCGCCAAGCCGAGGTCAAGAAGCTCGCCAACATCGCCCACGGCAAGTTCTATCGGGCCAAGCTGGACGCCGCCAACCGGCTGCTGTTCTCGCTGGTGCGGCATGAGGGCACGGTCTACGCCCTGATGCTGGAAGTGATCGAAAACCACGCCTACGACAAATCCCGCTTCCTGCGCGGGGCCGAGGTAGACGAGGACAAACTGCCCGCCGTCGATTCGCGGGACGCCGTCCAGGACGCCGACCCGGTGCGCTACATCCACCCCGACCGGCGCGAAATCCACCTGCTGGACAAGGTCATCTCCTTCGACGACGCCCAGGAAGCCGTCTACCGCCTGCCACCGCCCTTGATCGTGGTGGGTTCGGCGGGCAGCGGCAAGACCGCCCTCACCCTGGAAAAGCTCAAGCACACCGAAGGCGAAGTACTCTACGTCACCCACTCCGCCTATCTGGCCCAGAGCGCCCGCGATCTTTATTACGGCCACGGCTTCGACAAGGAAGGCCAGGACACCACCTTCTTCTCCTATCGCGAATTCCTGGAAAGCCTACAGGTACCGGAAGGCCGCGAAGCCGGATGGCGCGATTTCGCCGCCTGGTTCGGACGGATGCGCCAGCAGTTCAAGGGTATCGAGGCCCATCAGGCGTTCGAGGAAATCCGCGGCGTCATCGCCGCCGACGCGGGCGGGGTCTTGGCGCGGGAAACCTACCGGGACTTGGGCGTGCGGCAATCGATCTTCCCGCAGGAACAGCGCGACCCACTGTACGATTTATTCGAGAAATACCGGGCCTGGCTGGCCGAGGCCAAGCTCTACGACCTCAACCTCGTGGCCCATGAATGGACCCCGGCCGCCGCGCCCCGCTACGATTTCGTGGTGGTGGACGAGGTGCAAGACCTCACCACCGCCCAACTGGCCCTGATCCTCAAGACCCTCAAGAAACCGGGCCATTTCCTGCTGTGCGGCGATTCCAACCAGATCGTCCATCCCAATTTCTTCTCTTGGAGCAAGGTGAAAAGCCTGTTCTGGCGCGATCCCGAGTTGGCGGCGCGGCAGGAACTCCGGGTGCTGCGGGCCAATTTCCGCAACAGCCACGAGGCCACCCGCGTCGCCAACACCTTGCTCAAGATCAAGCACCGCCGTTTCGGCTCCATCGACCGCGAGAGCAATTTCCTGGTGGACGCGGTGGCGGGCGAAACCGGGGCCGTGACCGTCCTCAACGACAAGGACGCGGTGAAGAAGGAACTTAACCAGAAGACCAAGTCCTCGACCCAGTTCGCCGTGCTGGTCATGCGCGACGAGGACAAGGCCGAGGCCCGCCGGTTCTTCCAAACGCCCTTGATCTTCTCCATCCACGAGGCCAAGGGGCTGGAATACGAGAACATCATCCTGTACCGCTTCGTCTCCGACCACCGGGCCGAATTCTCCGATATCGCCGAGGGCGTGACCCCCGAGGATTTAAAAAGCGACGACCTCGAATACCGCCGCGCCAAGGACAAGGCCGACAAATCGCTGGAAATCTACAAGTTCTACATCAACGCCCTGTACGTGGCCCTGACCCGCGCCATCCAGAACGTCTACCTGATCGAATCCGACAGCCGCCATCCCTTGCTGGGCCTACTCGACACCCGCGCCGGCAGCGACAAGGTGGAAGTCGCGGCCAAGAACTCCACCCTGGACGATTGGCAGCGCGAAGCCCGCAAGCTGGAATTGCAGGGCAAGCAGGAACAGGCCGACGCCATCCGCGCCAATATCCTCAAGCAAACGCCGGTGCCCTGGCCGGTGTTCGACGAAGCCCGGCTGCGCGATACCCTGGTCAAGGTGTTCCGCGAGCAAGTGCCCGGCTCCAAGCTCAAGCAGCAACTCTACGAATACGCCACCTGCTATGACGAGACGGTCCTGGCCGTTTTGCTCGGCCAGGAAGCCGGGTACGAAGCCGCCCGCAATTTCCACAAGCAACGCGCCACCCTGGGTTACAAATACCTGATGCCGTATTACGGCAAAGTGTCCAAGGAGGTCTTGCAGCAATGCGAGCGCCACGGCATCGACCACCGCACGGCAATGAACCTGACGCCCCTGATGGCGGCTTCGGTGGCGGGCAATGTGGCCTTGGTCGAAGCCCTGCTGGAACGCGGGGCCAACCCGGAACTCACCGACCACCTGGGCCGCAACGCCTTGCACTGGGCCATGGTCGAGGCGTTCCGCGAACCCAAATTCGCCAAGGGACCGTTCGCCGCCATCTACGAGCGCATCGCCCCGACCAGCATCGACCTGCGGGTCGGCGGGCGGCTGGTGCGCATCGACCGCCACCTGACCGAGTATTTCTTGTTCCAAACCCTGTGGGCGCAATTCAGGAGCCGGTTCCTCAAGCACGAATGGGGCGATTTCCCCTCGTTCGATACCGGCACGATCCTGGAGACCTGGCAACATCTGCCCAAGCACGTGCTGAAACCCGAGCGCAACAAGCGCCAGCATCTTTCCAATGTGCTGTCGCGCAACGAGATGGACCGGGATTACGCCTACAACCGGCGCTTGTTCAAGCGGATGCGCCAGGGCTGGTATCTGTTCAACCCCGAACTATCGATCCGGCGCAAGACCGCGGAGGGCGAAACCTGGGTTCCGGTGTACGAGGCACTGAACCTCAAGCTGGTGAAGGAATTCGCCCAGCCGCCGCTGTGGGCCTATATCGACAACCTGCTGAACAGCGCGGGAATCGAACCGCCGGAGGGCGTGCCGGTCGCCTGCGAGCGGCGGGAACGGCGTTTGCAGCACGACCGCGAGGCGGAAGCGGCGGCGCGGGCGCGGATGCAGGCCGACGCGGAACGGAAGCAGCGGGAACGGGAGGAGGAAGCCCGGCGGATGCTGGAGGCTTATCAGCGGCAGAAGCCGGCGGGCAAGGGGAAGAAGAAATAG
- the argJ gene encoding bifunctional glutamate N-acetyltransferase/amino-acid acetyltransferase ArgJ, giving the protein MSRIVKSIEALPVRGIRLGAAGAAIKRAGRDDVLVIEAAEGSSAAAVFTRNAFCAAPVIVAREHLARQPRWLLINSGNANAGTGPRGLADARATCGLLAGLAGGAAEQVMPFSTGVIGEYLPVDKIETALPAALAALTENGWERAARAIMTTDTRPKLASRTLELDGHTVTITGIAKGAGMIQPNMATLLAFVATDAQVEAASLQAALGKAVDVTFNCITVDGDTSTNDACVLLASGAAGNLELRLDSVGFPLFAEAVREVCADLAEAIVRDGEGATKFIRVQVDEAQDEAEAHAVAKTIAHSPLVKTAFFASDPNWGRILAAVGRAGCVGLDIDGVSIWLGDVLIVEHGGRAPGYTEEAGAAVMARPDILVRVALGRGVASQTVLTCDFSYDYVRINAEYRT; this is encoded by the coding sequence TTGAGCCGAATCGTCAAATCCATAGAAGCCTTGCCGGTCCGGGGTATCCGCCTGGGCGCGGCGGGAGCCGCCATCAAACGGGCGGGCCGGGACGATGTGCTGGTAATCGAAGCGGCGGAGGGTTCGAGCGCCGCTGCCGTGTTTACCCGCAACGCCTTTTGCGCCGCGCCGGTGATCGTGGCCCGCGAGCATCTGGCCCGGCAGCCGCGCTGGCTGCTGATCAATTCGGGCAATGCCAATGCCGGCACCGGCCCGCGTGGCTTGGCGGATGCCCGTGCCACCTGCGGTCTCCTGGCCGGATTGGCCGGTGGTGCCGCCGAGCAGGTGATGCCGTTCTCGACCGGGGTCATCGGCGAATATCTGCCGGTGGACAAGATCGAAACAGCCTTGCCCGCCGCCCTGGCCGCGCTGACCGAAAACGGCTGGGAACGTGCCGCCCGCGCCATCATGACCACCGATACCCGGCCCAAGCTGGCCAGCCGGACCTTGGAACTCGACGGCCATACGGTGACGATCACCGGCATCGCCAAGGGCGCGGGCATGATCCAGCCCAATATGGCGACCCTGCTGGCCTTCGTCGCCACCGATGCCCAGGTCGAAGCGGCCAGCCTGCAAGCGGCCTTGGGCAAGGCGGTCGATGTCACCTTCAACTGCATCACCGTGGATGGCGACACCTCCACCAATGACGCCTGCGTGCTGCTGGCTTCGGGCGCGGCGGGCAACCTGGAATTGCGCCTCGACAGCGTCGGGTTCCCCCTGTTCGCCGAGGCGGTGCGGGAAGTCTGCGCCGATCTGGCCGAGGCCATCGTCCGCGACGGGGAAGGGGCCACCAAGTTTATCCGGGTCCAGGTCGATGAGGCCCAGGACGAGGCCGAGGCCCATGCTGTCGCCAAGACCATCGCCCATTCGCCCTTGGTCAAGACCGCCTTCTTCGCCAGCGATCCCAATTGGGGCCGCATCCTCGCCGCCGTGGGGCGGGCCGGGTGCGTGGGGCTGGACATCGACGGCGTGTCGATCTGGCTGGGCGATGTCTTGATCGTCGAACACGGGGGCCGCGCCCCCGGCTACACCGAGGAAGCCGGTGCCGCCGTCATGGCCCGGCCCGATATCCTGGTCCGCGTGGCCCTGGGCCGGGGCGTAGCCAGCCAGACCGTGCTGACCTGCGATTTTTCCTACGATTACGTCAGGATCAACGCCGAATACCGGACTTGA
- the secA gene encoding preprotein translocase subunit SecA: MLGKLVKSIVGSRNDRIVRKKTKIVKRINALEPEFQQLSDAALSAKTQEFRERLARGETLDSLLPEAFATVREASWRVLNMRHFDVQLIGGMVLNDGKIAEMKTGEGKTLVATLAAYLNALPGKGVHVVTVNDYLARRDSDWMGRIYQFLGLTVGTIVTNLSNEERREAYAADITYGTNNEFGFDYLRDNMAFSQEQRVQRDKFFAIVDEVDSILIDEARTPLIISGTSEDRSDLYQKVNVLMPHLTKQEKEHGPGDYSVDEKSRQVYLTETGHEHIEKLLVQHGLIQPNESLYDAVNIRLMHYINASLKAHAIFQRDVDYIVREGQVIIVDEFTGRAMPGRRWSEGLHQAVEAKENVQVQNESQTLAAITFQNYFRLYGKLSGMTGTADTEATEFHQIYGLEVVCIPANRPVSRKDLGDLVYLTVEEKHGAIVEDIRDCVQRRQPVLVGTTSIENSEVISQLLRREGIAHQVLNAKHHEQEAHIVAQAGKPGTITIATNMAGRGTDIVLGGSVEEDMRGIDPNDEAAVARIKAEWKQRHEDVVASGGLHVIGSERHESRRIDNQLRGRSGRQGDPGSSRFYLSLQDPLMRIFASDRVAALMQKLGMQQGEAIEHPWVTRAIENAQRKVEARNFDIRKQLLEYDNVANDQRKVIYHMRDELMQVEDISAAITEAREAVAAQLFEQFIPPHTLEEQWDVKGLEEALERDLGSKVPVQAWLDADTHLYEDRLKQKLIEELHALYEAKVESVGVQIMRHFEKTVMLQVLDSAWKDHLAAMDHLRQGIHLRGYAQKDPKQEYKREAFEMFTSMLDGIKHEVIGIVSKVHVRSEEEVKVMEEQRNAPVEMQFQHAEAGSALEIGTEAEPGMASPAAPQPRPAVPSTSPFAKVGRNDPCPCGSGMKFKQCHGKLA; this comes from the coding sequence ATGCTAGGCAAGCTGGTCAAAAGTATCGTTGGTAGCCGCAACGATCGCATCGTCAGAAAAAAAACCAAAATAGTCAAACGGATCAATGCCCTGGAGCCGGAGTTCCAGCAGCTGTCCGATGCCGCCCTCAGCGCCAAGACCCAGGAATTCCGCGAACGGCTGGCGCGGGGCGAAACCCTCGATTCCTTGTTGCCCGAAGCCTTCGCCACCGTGCGGGAAGCCTCTTGGCGTGTCCTCAACATGCGCCATTTCGATGTGCAGTTGATCGGCGGCATGGTGTTGAACGACGGCAAGATCGCCGAGATGAAGACCGGCGAAGGCAAGACCCTGGTCGCGACCTTGGCCGCCTATCTCAACGCCCTCCCTGGCAAGGGCGTGCATGTGGTGACGGTGAACGACTACCTCGCCCGCCGCGACTCGGACTGGATGGGCCGCATCTATCAATTCCTGGGACTCACGGTCGGGACCATTGTCACCAACCTGTCCAACGAAGAGCGCCGCGAAGCCTACGCCGCCGATATCACCTACGGCACCAACAACGAATTCGGCTTCGACTACCTGCGCGACAACATGGCCTTCAGCCAGGAACAGCGGGTCCAGCGCGACAAATTCTTCGCCATCGTGGACGAGGTGGATTCCATCCTCATCGACGAGGCGCGGACGCCCCTGATTATCTCCGGCACTTCCGAGGACCGCAGCGACCTCTACCAGAAGGTCAACGTCCTCATGCCGCATTTGACCAAGCAGGAAAAGGAACACGGCCCCGGCGATTACTCGGTGGACGAGAAATCGCGCCAGGTCTACCTGACCGAGACCGGCCACGAACACATCGAGAAGCTCCTGGTCCAGCATGGCCTGATCCAGCCCAACGAGAGCCTGTACGATGCCGTCAACATCCGCTTGATGCATTACATCAACGCCTCGCTCAAGGCCCACGCCATCTTCCAGCGCGATGTGGACTACATCGTGCGCGAGGGCCAGGTCATCATCGTGGACGAATTCACGGGCCGGGCCATGCCGGGTCGGCGCTGGTCGGAAGGTCTGCACCAAGCCGTCGAGGCCAAGGAAAACGTCCAGGTCCAGAACGAAAGCCAAACCCTGGCCGCGATCACCTTCCAGAACTATTTCCGCCTCTACGGCAAGCTGTCCGGCATGACCGGCACCGCCGATACCGAAGCCACCGAGTTCCACCAAATCTACGGCCTGGAAGTGGTGTGCATCCCGGCCAACCGGCCGGTATCGCGCAAGGATTTGGGCGATTTGGTCTATCTCACGGTCGAGGAAAAACACGGCGCCATCGTCGAGGATATCCGCGATTGCGTGCAACGCCGCCAGCCGGTCCTGGTCGGCACCACCTCCATCGAGAATTCCGAAGTCATTTCCCAGTTGCTGCGCCGCGAGGGCATTGCCCATCAGGTCTTGAACGCCAAGCACCACGAGCAGGAAGCCCATATCGTGGCCCAGGCCGGCAAGCCCGGCACCATCACCATCGCCACCAATATGGCCGGGCGCGGTACCGACATCGTGCTGGGCGGTAGCGTGGAGGAGGACATGCGCGGCATCGATCCCAACGACGAGGCCGCCGTCGCCCGCATCAAGGCCGAATGGAAACAGCGCCACGAAGACGTGGTGGCTTCTGGCGGCTTGCACGTCATCGGTTCCGAACGCCATGAATCGCGCCGCATCGACAACCAGTTGCGCGGGCGTTCGGGCCGTCAGGGCGACCCCGGTTCCTCGCGCTTCTACCTCTCGCTGCAAGACCCCTTGATGCGGATTTTCGCCTCCGACCGGGTGGCGGCTTTGATGCAGAAGTTGGGGATGCAGCAGGGCGAGGCCATCGAGCATCCTTGGGTTACCCGCGCCATCGAGAACGCCCAGCGCAAGGTCGAGGCCCGCAACTTCGATATCCGCAAGCAATTGTTGGAATACGACAACGTCGCCAACGACCAGCGCAAGGTGATCTACCACATGCGCGACGAACTGATGCAGGTCGAGGATATTTCCGCCGCCATCACCGAAGCCCGCGAAGCCGTGGCCGCGCAGTTGTTCGAGCAGTTCATCCCGCCCCACACCTTGGAAGAGCAATGGGATGTCAAGGGCTTGGAGGAAGCCTTGGAACGCGACCTGGGTTCCAAGGTGCCGGTCCAGGCTTGGTTGGACGCGGATACCCATTTGTACGAAGACCGCCTCAAGCAAAAGCTCATCGAGGAATTGCACGCGCTCTACGAAGCCAAGGTCGAGTCCGTCGGCGTGCAGATCATGCGGCATTTCGAGAAGACCGTGATGTTGCAGGTGTTGGATAGCGCCTGGAAGGACCATCTCGCCGCCATGGACCATCTGCGCCAGGGTATCCACCTGCGCGGCTACGCCCAGAAAGACCCCAAGCAGGAATACAAGCGCGAAGCCTTCGAGATGTTCACCTCCATGCTGGATGGCATCAAGCACGAGGTCATCGGCATCGTCTCCAAGGTGCATGTGCGCAGCGAGGAGGAGGTCAAGGTCATGGAGGAACAGCGCAACGCCCCTGTGGAAATGCAATTCCAGCATGCCGAAGCGGGTAGCGCCCTGGAAATCGGCACCGAGGCCGAGCCTGGAATGGCTTCTCCCGCCGCACCGCAACCCCGTCCGGCGGTTCCTTCGACCAGCCCGTTCGCCAAGGTGGGCCGCAACGATCCTTGTCCTTGCGGTTCCGGCATGAAATTCAAGCAATGCCACGGCAAGCTGGCCTGA
- a CDS encoding DciA family protein — MADQPEPVRQHLRSEGLAALRTELDKQARLLQIVRQTLPESMREHCRHCLLEAGGKLLLYTESAAFAYQLRFYGPAVAAQVAEAAGLDTPPEVRVRNLTPNGAEQARYAKPKVFQPPPANVAELLRENAAATPHEDLREALLRLSRTVDELNRRGPQEPDGPPKTGPGR; from the coding sequence ATGGCCGACCAGCCCGAACCCGTCCGTCAACACCTGCGTAGCGAGGGCCTGGCGGCGCTCCGCACCGAATTGGACAAGCAAGCCCGCCTGCTCCAGATCGTGCGCCAAACCCTGCCGGAATCCATGCGCGAGCATTGCCGCCATTGTCTGCTGGAGGCGGGCGGCAAGCTGCTGCTCTACACCGAATCCGCCGCCTTCGCCTACCAACTCAGGTTCTACGGTCCCGCCGTCGCCGCCCAGGTCGCCGAAGCCGCCGGCCTCGACACCCCGCCCGAGGTGCGGGTCCGCAACCTGACCCCCAACGGCGCGGAGCAAGCCCGCTATGCCAAACCCAAGGTCTTCCAGCCCCCGCCCGCGAACGTCGCCGAGCTATTGCGGGAAAACGCCGCCGCCACCCCGCACGAAGACCTGCGGGAAGCCTTGTTGCGCCTGAGCCGGACCGTGGACGAACTCAACCGGCGCGGCCCGCAAGAACCGGACGGCCCGCCCAAAACCGGGCCGGGACGCTAG
- a CDS encoding RNA recognition motif domain-containing protein gives MSKKLYVGNLSYRIGNSDLEAMFAPHGVVQSANVIMDRETGRSKGFGFVEMGSDQEAQAAIAALHGKDVEGRNLTVNEARPREDRPAGGGFGGGRGGFGAGRRF, from the coding sequence ATGAGCAAGAAACTGTATGTCGGCAACCTGAGCTACCGGATCGGCAACAGCGATCTCGAAGCGATGTTCGCCCCGCATGGCGTGGTGCAGTCCGCCAACGTCATCATGGACCGCGAAACGGGCCGTTCCAAAGGCTTCGGCTTTGTCGAGATGGGCAGCGACCAGGAGGCCCAGGCCGCCATCGCCGCGCTGCACGGCAAGGATGTCGAAGGCCGCAACCTGACCGTCAACGAAGCCCGTCCGCGCGAGGATCGTCCCGCCGGTGGTGGCTTCGGCGGTGGCCGGGGTGGCTTCGGTGCCGGACGCCGTTTCTAA
- a CDS encoding RNA recognition motif domain-containing protein produces the protein MLRIYAGNLPPDLTEQEFTALFAEHGRVRSMNLARDIFTGRCRGFGFIEMEGHEARAAISALNGFNLRGNSLRVNEERPGGRGGRKRR, from the coding sequence ATGCTGAGAATATACGCGGGCAATTTGCCGCCCGACCTCACCGAGCAGGAATTCACCGCGCTGTTCGCCGAACACGGACGGGTCCGGTCGATGAACCTGGCGCGCGACATATTCACAGGCCGTTGCCGCGGCTTCGGCTTTATCGAAATGGAGGGCCACGAGGCCCGGGCCGCGATCAGCGCCCTGAACGGATTCAACCTACGCGGCAACAGTCTGCGTGTTAACGAAGAACGCCCCGGTGGGCGCGGCGGCCGGAAGCGTCGCTGA
- a CDS encoding DUF3301 domain-containing protein has product MNTVEILIFMAVAGCGWLWYENTQARETALAAVREACRAEGLQLLDETVALTRLRPTRTADGWIAWWRVYEFEYSDTGDNRRRGGVHLLGGRVTLLNVGLRLVASR; this is encoded by the coding sequence ATGAACACCGTGGAAATACTGATCTTCATGGCCGTGGCCGGATGCGGCTGGCTGTGGTACGAAAACACCCAGGCGCGGGAAACCGCCCTCGCCGCCGTGCGCGAAGCCTGCCGGGCCGAAGGCTTGCAACTCCTGGACGAAACCGTCGCCCTGACCCGCTTGCGGCCGACCCGTACCGCCGACGGCTGGATCGCTTGGTGGCGCGTCTACGAATTCGAGTACAGCGACACCGGCGACAACCGCCGCCGGGGCGGCGTGCATCTCTTGGGGGGACGGGTGACTTTGTTGAATGTCGGACTCAGGCTGGTGGCTTCCCGTTGA